The Paenalcaligenes faecalis genome has a window encoding:
- a CDS encoding competence/damage-inducible protein A — translation MQKKQIPAIRLIIIGDEILSGRRQDKHFSHLVELLKARGLKLHSAQIISDEPDHIEHTLRASFSTQDIVFCCGGIGATPDDQTRQAAARALGVDLTLHPEAAALITERTQEQALQGHGSADMSLAENQQRLQMGVFPVGAEIVPNPFNKIPGFFIQNHTFTPGFPVMAWPMMEWVLDHKFADFHHTETSVEMSFLAFSLPESRITPALEQLELNWPTVKAFSLPSVGNKSMRPHIELGVKGDPESCAQAFVFLQNRVTEVGGKWELLG, via the coding sequence ATGCAAAAAAAGCAGATCCCAGCGATTCGTTTAATCATTATTGGTGATGAGATTCTATCTGGACGGCGTCAAGATAAGCATTTTTCTCATTTAGTGGAGCTATTAAAAGCCAGAGGCTTGAAGCTGCATAGTGCTCAGATTATTTCTGACGAACCTGATCATATTGAACATACCTTACGAGCCAGTTTTTCAACGCAAGATATTGTGTTTTGTTGTGGTGGCATCGGGGCAACGCCTGATGATCAAACGCGACAGGCTGCAGCTCGGGCCTTAGGGGTCGATTTAACACTGCATCCCGAGGCCGCCGCCTTAATAACAGAGCGAACTCAAGAGCAGGCACTACAAGGACATGGTAGTGCTGATATGTCGTTAGCAGAAAATCAGCAGCGACTACAAATGGGCGTCTTTCCGGTGGGGGCTGAGATTGTGCCTAACCCGTTCAATAAGATTCCTGGGTTCTTTATTCAAAATCATACCTTTACACCTGGGTTCCCCGTGATGGCGTGGCCGATGATGGAGTGGGTGTTAGATCACAAGTTCGCTGATTTTCATCATACAGAGACTTCAGTAGAGATGTCGTTCTTAGCTTTTTCCTTGCCAGAATCTAGAATTACCCCAGCTTTAGAGCAGTTAGAGCTTAACTGGCCAACCGTAAAAGCCTTTAGTTTGCCAAGTGTAGGAAATAAATCGATGCGTCCCCATATAGAATTAGGAGTCAAAGGCGACCCCGAGTCGTGTGCCCAAGCCTTTGTTTTCCTACAGAACCGGGTCACAGAGGTGGGGGGTAAATGGGAGCTATTAGGGTAA
- a CDS encoding thioredoxin family protein: MLYPQQNLKELLQKLSTQTDSQYTIVCFCAAWCRTCNGFEAQIESLELKYPQHNFVWVDVEEHENLLIDEDIEDFPTILIQNKKGTLFYGPLLPFAEHIDRLLQQAEKKPQFGAPVASFEQLVIAAAQ; encoded by the coding sequence ATGCTTTATCCGCAACAGAACCTAAAAGAGTTACTACAAAAACTATCAACACAAACAGACTCTCAATACACCATTGTCTGTTTCTGTGCGGCTTGGTGTAGGACCTGTAATGGCTTCGAGGCTCAAATTGAATCCCTAGAGCTTAAATACCCGCAGCACAATTTTGTTTGGGTGGATGTAGAAGAGCACGAAAACCTACTCATTGACGAGGATATTGAAGACTTCCCTACTATTTTGATACAAAACAAAAAAGGGACCCTATTTTATGGTCCCTTATTGCCTTTTGCTGAGCATATTGATCGCTTATTACAACAAGCAGAAAAAAAACCTCAGTTTGGCGCGCCTGTCGCCAGTTTTGAGCAATTAGTAATAGCCGCCGCCCAATAG
- a CDS encoding DEAD/DEAH box helicase, protein MKDTNADSVPSFSSFGLHPDLLSSILAAGYTTPTPIQAQALPVVMQGRDVMGAAQTGTGKTAAFSLPILHRLMPFATSSASPARHPVRALILTPTRELADQVGESVKLYCKNTPLRSAIVFGGVDIRVQRDELRRGCEILIATPGRLLDHIEQKNVSLSQVGILVLDEADRMLDMGFLPDLDRIVRQLPKQRQSLLFSATFSPEIRKLGNNFLNDPVSIEVAARNATADTVTQSAYSAEGDDKRAAVEHIVRSKKLSQVIVFTNTKAGAGRLARQLERNGLKAESIHGDKSQIERMKVLEAFKADELEVLVATDVAARGLDVAGVPCVINFDLPFNAEDYVHRIGRTGRAGAKGEAIALVSAEESHLWNDIQKLIGSKLTLQKLNLPTVAQPPRVARGRENYRERGRSHKPQDEIFYKPYQPNSTTAVVKPAANTNSNGNKKRFVGVLLGGGYY, encoded by the coding sequence ATGAAAGACACAAACGCAGATTCTGTTCCTAGCTTTTCCAGTTTTGGTTTACACCCCGACTTACTATCCTCTATTTTAGCTGCTGGCTATACCACACCAACCCCTATTCAAGCCCAGGCTTTGCCTGTGGTGATGCAAGGGCGCGACGTCATGGGAGCAGCGCAAACGGGTACAGGTAAAACCGCCGCATTCTCATTACCTATTTTGCACCGGCTTATGCCTTTTGCAACTAGCAGTGCTTCTCCAGCTCGTCATCCAGTAAGGGCCTTGATTTTGACCCCTACCCGAGAGTTGGCGGATCAAGTCGGAGAAAGCGTTAAGTTATATTGTAAAAATACGCCTTTACGTTCCGCAATTGTATTTGGTGGCGTCGATATTAGAGTACAGCGAGACGAGTTACGCCGGGGTTGTGAAATCCTAATTGCCACACCCGGTCGACTGTTAGATCATATTGAGCAAAAAAATGTCAGTCTTAGTCAGGTAGGCATTTTGGTGTTAGACGAGGCTGACCGCATGTTAGACATGGGGTTTTTACCTGATCTAGACCGCATTGTGCGTCAATTGCCTAAACAGCGTCAAAGCTTACTTTTTTCAGCGACATTTAGCCCAGAGATACGCAAGCTAGGTAATAATTTTTTAAACGACCCAGTCAGTATTGAGGTCGCTGCTCGTAATGCGACGGCAGATACCGTAACGCAAAGTGCTTACTCTGCAGAGGGTGACGATAAACGTGCTGCAGTAGAACACATTGTACGTAGCAAAAAACTCAGCCAAGTTATTGTGTTTACGAACACAAAGGCGGGGGCCGGTCGATTAGCTCGTCAATTAGAACGAAATGGCCTAAAGGCCGAGTCGATTCATGGCGATAAAAGCCAAATCGAACGAATGAAAGTGCTAGAGGCCTTTAAGGCGGATGAACTAGAAGTCTTGGTGGCAACCGATGTGGCAGCTCGTGGTTTAGATGTGGCAGGGGTTCCCTGTGTGATTAACTTTGATCTGCCCTTTAATGCCGAAGACTACGTACACCGTATTGGGCGCACTGGTCGGGCAGGAGCCAAAGGTGAGGCCATTGCCTTAGTGAGCGCTGAAGAAAGTCATTTGTGGAATGATATTCAAAAACTGATCGGCAGCAAGCTCACATTGCAAAAATTAAATTTGCCTACGGTAGCACAGCCCCCTCGTGTGGCTCGGGGGCGAGAAAACTACCGAGAGCGAGGCCGTTCTCATAAACCTCAAGATGAGATTTTCTATAAACCGTATCAGCCAAATAGCACAACAGCGGTTGTTAAGCCTGCCGCTAACACAAATAGCAATGGCAATAAAAAGCGGTTTGTGGGAGTGCTATTGGGCGGCGGCTATTACTAA
- a CDS encoding IclR family transcriptional regulator, whose translation MLAAKTMPTTGLSSGLVTIQVLERAMILLDELARQSEPVALKDLAKATGLHTSTTHRILNDLVVGRYVERVDSGLYRLGMRLLELGSLVKGRLNVRTVAVEAMRELHKITGQTVNLALQQSDEIVYVERSWSENSGMQVVRAIGGHAPLHLTSSGKLFLSELDSRQVRAYVMRTGLAGNTRNSITQVSELENELALVRRHGYARDNEELELGVRCIAAGIYDDTGTLVAGLSLSAPSERLRDSWIPILQDTAKSISASLGFEPKRDERRSS comes from the coding sequence ATGCTTGCTGCTAAAACCATGCCAACAACGGGTTTAAGTTCCGGATTAGTCACTATACAGGTCCTAGAGCGCGCCATGATTTTGCTTGATGAGTTAGCTCGTCAGTCAGAACCGGTAGCCTTAAAAGATCTGGCTAAAGCGACAGGTCTACACACATCCACCACGCACCGTATTTTGAACGACTTGGTAGTAGGTCGTTATGTGGAACGTGTGGATAGTGGTTTATATCGATTAGGTATGAGACTACTGGAATTGGGCTCTTTAGTTAAGGGGCGACTTAATGTGCGTACTGTGGCGGTTGAAGCCATGCGAGAACTCCATAAGATCACAGGGCAAACGGTGAATTTAGCCTTGCAGCAAAGTGATGAAATTGTTTATGTGGAGCGCTCTTGGAGTGAGAACTCGGGTATGCAAGTGGTGCGCGCTATTGGTGGGCATGCTCCTTTGCACCTGACATCAAGTGGTAAGTTGTTTTTATCTGAGTTAGATTCCCGTCAAGTACGTGCCTATGTCATGCGCACTGGCTTGGCAGGAAACACGCGTAACAGCATTACACAGGTATCAGAGCTAGAAAACGAGTTAGCTTTAGTCCGACGACATGGTTATGCTCGGGATAATGAGGAGCTAGAGCTAGGGGTGCGTTGTATTGCAGCAGGCATTTATGATGATACGGGGACTTTGGTTGCAGGGTTATCGCTATCAGCTCCCTCTGAGCGTTTACGTGATTCATGGATACCTATATTGCAAGACACGGCTAAGTCTATTTCAGCTTCCTTGGGGTTTGAACCCAAAAGGGATGAGCGACGCAGCTCGTGA
- a CDS encoding AzlC family ABC transporter permease, with product MGFNEASSALIATGIWGFVTGIAMLKSGLSETYSGLMTLFVYAGSAQLTSLPLIESGAPLWLIFAAGMIVNIRFIIFGAALQPFFRHLPWKKRLALGFVTTDIAFVLFMSRFGNDKPVGRQQHLWYFLGIVIPSWFTWQICSFAGIFLGGFIPASWGIEYAAILALMAVILPLLKTRPFFMCLVVAGVVAWVGQLLPLRLGLVASVIAGVVAGVVTEQLQNKRST from the coding sequence TTGGGTTTTAACGAGGCGTCATCGGCATTGATTGCAACGGGGATATGGGGCTTTGTGACGGGGATCGCGATGTTAAAGTCGGGCCTGTCAGAAACCTATTCCGGTCTAATGACGCTCTTTGTGTACGCTGGATCGGCGCAATTAACGTCATTACCGCTGATTGAGTCTGGTGCGCCTCTGTGGCTGATTTTTGCTGCCGGGATGATCGTGAATATACGATTTATTATTTTTGGTGCTGCACTACAACCTTTTTTCCGTCATTTACCATGGAAAAAGCGCTTAGCACTCGGCTTTGTGACCACTGATATTGCCTTTGTCTTGTTCATGTCTCGCTTTGGTAATGATAAACCTGTGGGTAGACAGCAACACTTATGGTACTTTTTAGGTATTGTGATCCCGAGCTGGTTTACTTGGCAGATTTGCTCGTTCGCTGGAATCTTTTTAGGTGGCTTTATACCCGCGTCATGGGGGATTGAGTACGCCGCTATTTTAGCGCTTATGGCGGTGATTTTACCCTTGTTAAAAACGCGTCCTTTTTTTATGTGTTTAGTGGTGGCAGGCGTGGTGGCGTGGGTAGGGCAGCTCTTACCATTACGTTTGGGCTTAGTGGCCTCTGTGATCGCAGGAGTTGTGGCGGGCGTGGTGACAGAGCAACTACAGAACAAAAGGAGCACCTAA
- a CDS encoding EI24 domain-containing protein — MTSISTELKPPAGQTAGQRIRQAFSRALVSQMHPKMLGALVLPFLVALFGAVLLLWFFWTPLKELIAHWLMQWGVLDAHADLWLVGIGLFAIKTIIVPVLAAGTLLPLAGIAGLIVSAVMVMPIVLLFVQNKSHPTLKKQGQNAFSYSVANALWVGFLFIMGWMLSLPLWLIAPLALVLPVFWWAFAFTRLLRVDSIVEHASTIERKILLQRHNKEYWLLGLVLSLLNLLPPAWFILPVFSALVFAHFNLSALESLRAEKTLNSHELTL, encoded by the coding sequence ATGACTTCTATTTCTACTGAGCTAAAGCCCCCAGCAGGTCAAACAGCAGGTCAGCGGATACGACAAGCATTTAGTCGTGCCTTAGTCTCTCAGATGCACCCTAAAATGTTGGGGGCCTTAGTGCTGCCTTTTTTAGTCGCTTTATTCGGTGCTGTTTTATTATTATGGTTTTTTTGGACACCGTTAAAAGAGCTAATTGCACACTGGTTAATGCAATGGGGAGTTCTGGATGCACATGCTGACTTATGGTTAGTGGGAATCGGATTGTTTGCCATTAAAACAATAATTGTGCCTGTTTTAGCAGCTGGAACCTTACTGCCCTTAGCCGGTATAGCCGGGCTAATTGTCTCTGCGGTGATGGTCATGCCCATTGTTTTATTGTTTGTGCAAAATAAATCCCACCCCACATTAAAAAAGCAGGGGCAAAATGCATTTAGCTACAGTGTGGCTAATGCGTTGTGGGTCGGTTTTTTGTTTATTATGGGCTGGATGCTCAGTTTGCCTTTGTGGCTGATCGCTCCTCTGGCCTTAGTATTACCTGTTTTTTGGTGGGCTTTTGCCTTTACCCGTTTGTTGCGGGTCGATTCCATCGTAGAGCATGCCAGTACCATAGAGCGAAAAATACTGTTGCAACGTCATAATAAAGAATATTGGTTATTAGGCTTGGTCTTGTCATTATTGAACTTATTACCACCGGCCTGGTTTATTTTGCCTGTTTTTTCTGCCTTGGTTTTTGCTCACTTTAATTTGTCGGCGCTAGAGTCATTACGTGCAGAAAAAACACTAAATAGTCATGAATTAACCCTGTAG
- a CDS encoding AzlD domain-containing protein, which translates to MPFTQYDWYILGAVACLTVVSFLTRSGYFLFGDHLPLPDGVRRALRYAPVAALTAIILPEFLPWSAQESPGLDPYKLIAALVAVLVYFRTQNSVWLMTSGMMAYWLCRALF; encoded by the coding sequence ATGCCATTTACACAGTATGATTGGTATATTTTGGGCGCAGTAGCCTGTTTAACCGTGGTGAGCTTTTTAACCCGATCAGGTTATTTTTTATTTGGCGATCATTTGCCTTTGCCCGATGGTGTACGACGTGCATTACGTTATGCACCCGTAGCAGCTCTCACCGCTATTATATTACCCGAATTTCTACCGTGGTCGGCACAGGAATCACCTGGCTTAGACCCTTACAAACTGATTGCGGCCTTGGTTGCCGTGCTGGTGTATTTTCGCACACAGAACTCTGTGTGGTTAATGACTTCTGGCATGATGGCGTATTGGCTATGTAGAGCCTTGTTTTAG
- a CDS encoding zinc-finger domain-containing protein, producing MSATHTQKTFETITVNASDLPVHCPGPNSPLWSMHPRVYIEIEKNGTASCPYCSATYQLAAHNNAE from the coding sequence ATGAGCGCGACCCATACCCAAAAAACATTTGAGACTATCACAGTAAACGCGTCTGATTTACCTGTTCACTGTCCTGGTCCAAACTCCCCCCTTTGGAGTATGCACCCTCGTGTCTACATAGAAATCGAGAAAAACGGCACAGCAAGCTGCCCATATTGTAGCGCTACCTACCAACTCGCAGCTCACAATAACGCAGAGTAG